Sequence from the Ailuropoda melanoleuca isolate Jingjing chromosome 10, ASM200744v2, whole genome shotgun sequence genome:
ATCCCAAATTCTGCAGCTTGTAAGTGGTCAAGCTGGGGCTCGGGTCCAGGTCATTTTACTCCAAGTGCGATGGATTTCCCACCTGCTTCCAGTGGCTTTTGCCAGAGTTCAGCCTCCCTCCAGAACTGTTGCTTGGTCGTCACCAGGCCCCGTCCTGCCAGGCAGGGCCAGAGtcaggggtgggaagggtgggaggaggacaTGATGTCATTTGAAAACCTCTTGGCTCCTTGTCCGCAGGCGAGTCCGTATCTGTCATCAAGCACACAGACCCTGTCCCTGACCCCCGAGCTGTCAACCAGGATAAGAAGAACATGCTTTTCTCGGTGAGCCACGTGGGGCCAGCTGTCACGCGCTCGAGCCGGAGGCCCCGGTGGGGGAGAGACATGTGCAAGGAGAGATGAGGCCCGCCGTTGGGAGGGTGCAGTGGGAGGGCCGCCTCTCGCCCGACTCCTTTCCTCTTGTCCTCCCTCTCAGGGTACCAACATTGCCGCTGGCAAGGCCTTGGGTATTGTGGTTGCCACTGGTGTGAGCACCGAGATTGGGAAGATCCGCGACCAAATGGCCGCCACAGAACAGGACAAAACCCCCCTGCAGCAGAAGCTGGATGAGTTTGGGGAGCAGCTCTCCAAGGTCATCTCCCTCATCTGCGTGGCCGTCTGGCTCATCAACATCGGCCACTTCAACGATCCTGTGCACGGGGGCTCCTGGTTCCGTGGGGCCATATACTACTTTAAGATCGCTGTGGCCCTGGCTGTGGCCGCAATCCCAGAAGGTATGgcaagctctctttctcttcccatggGGTAATCGAATCCACAGGGGCCCCTTTCCAAGTAGGGTAACATTTACAAGCTCCAGGGATCGGGACCCGATTTCCTCGGGGGCCGTCCTTCacaccctccccttcctccccacaggcCTCCCTGCCGTCATCAccacctgcctggccctgggcacCCGGCGGATGGCAAAGAAAAATGCCATCGTGAGGAGCTTGCCCTCCGTAGAGACTCTGGGCTGCACCTCTGTCATCTGTTCGGACAAGACGGGCACCCTCACCACCAACCAGATGTCTGTCTGCAAGGTCAGGGAACGGTGGGACTCCCACTCCCAAGATGGCCTTAGGGGTGAAATGAGCCCTCCAAAGATGGGGTCAGCCCTTCCTCCCCGGCAGCTTCTCCTTCTGGCCGGGGCAGGAAGTGCACGGAGGGCAGGCGGAGATTGCCACCCTGCCGGCTGTGAAAAGGACGAGCGGGGGCCCctctgcgccccccacccccagaatggTCCTCCGTGGCCGGTCCAGCAGTGGGTGGTCAAGCAGTGAGGAGTCGCAGGCTGTGTTGACGGCTCTGCAACAGTGCGATGGGATAGTAAAGGAGCTGTGGGCCTGTCGCTGGCAAAGTCACGGGCACCGCTAGGATCGATGTGGTCCACTGCCCGCGATCGTGATCGCGAGGACATGCTCAGTGTCAGGAAAGAAGAGATGTCATGTTTTTTTTCTGCCCTCCAAGAAGTTCCCAGTCCTCTTGGCAGGGGGATCGGGGTCAGGGGGCATCATTCAGGGACCCCAGGCAGAGAACCCCTGCCCTAAACAGAGTTCTGTGTAACAGCACGTCCATGAAGCCCAAATTGTTCTGAGACTCAAGGGCGGTGCGGTCAGACCAGGGCGACAAAGGCTATACCGTGCACGCCTTGGGGAGACCCCCGAGCTTGCTGGTGCTTGAAAGCCTCAGAGAAGGCTGACCGTCGAGAGGGTGCATTCGACTTCGTTGAACCCCAGAACCGTTGTCTCTCGGAGCCCGTCTGAAGCCCCATCCCTCCCCCGATGGCTGTGGTTCAGGGCGGGTTGCTCCTCCCCGGGACCTTCCAGAGCTCAGGCCTCAACGCCAGACCACCGGCTTCTGCAGCTGGCCTCCTGCCCTGGTTCCTAAAAATGAATTGATTGCCCTCATTTGAAAGTCAAGAGATTTCACAGGAAAATAACCCGAACTTCTGGCTCTTCCTGCAAAATGGGAAGATCTGGCCGCGAGCTGCTGACAGCGGGGCCACGGGCTCTCAAGTACCTTGCTGCGCACATGTCCCTTCGTTACCTCGCCCGAAGGAGCCTCGAGTGTGGCCTACAGAAACTAGGGACTTTGGCCTAGAGGCCGCTAGCAGCACACATGGAGGATGATGGCAAGGGGGCGGTGGGGAGGCTGGCCTAGTCTGCAGGGGTGGCCGGGAGAGGCACGGGGCACCGGCCTCCTCTCCGTGCCAGCTGCCTTCGCGTATGGTGATATGGTGACAGCTAGACATCTGTCTGcgtgcccctctccctgcagatGTTTATCGTCGACAAAGTGGACGGAAACATCTGTGTCCTGAACGAGTTCTCCATCACTGGTTCCACTTATGCTCCAGAAGGAGAGGTGTAAGTCCCCGGAAGTCCTCCCCTCAGCTCCCCCTGTGCCCCGCAGACACCCACCCCCCACTTCTCTCCCAGGGGCCTCCCTCTAGTTTTAtcttcctgtctcctcttccttccctgacctTGTTCTCTCTCCCGCCTGAGTGGTCTCCGCATTGGTGGCCACGTCCATGACTGGCCCTCGCTGCTCTTCCCATGTTCTCTCTGCATCTCGGTTCCTATTCTCCTCTAcctgtctcttctccttccttcctccctgccccactgccagCCTGAAGAATGATAAGCCAGTCCGCTCAGGGCAGTATGATGGGCTGGTGGAGCTGGCCACCATCTGTGCCCTCTGCAATGACTCCGCCTTGGACTTCAATGAGGTAACCTGTCCGCTCCTGATGCAGCCGCCCCGTCCCCTTCCAACTGGCCGAGGCCAGGCCTCCTCCCCGGGCCACGTGGGAAGGGGACACTTCGTACCAAGGCCTCTCCtgggtggaagggggagggaacggCTGGCCCCCTTCCCGTTCTAGGGGGAAGGTGGGAGCAAGGGCCGGGAGCGCAGGGCACttacttcctcttcctcctctgtcctctcagACCAAAGGTGTTTATGAGAAGGTGGGCGAGGCCACCGAGACCGCACTCACCACCCTGGTGGAGAAGATGAATGTATTCAACACCGAAGTGAAAAACCTCTCCAAGGTGGAGAGGGCCAATGCCTGCAACTCGGTGAGTCTGGGCACTCCCTCCCACGGGGTCCTTCTTCGCTCCGGATCGCACAGGCCGGGACCCAGGGAACCTCGGGGGGCAGGACCTTGTGCCCTGTGCTGGGACCCCAGGCGGCACGGGCAGCCGGCCTCTCCACAGCTGTTGCTGGCCAGGCCAGCTTTGGGTAGGTCCTGCTGCCCCTGGACTGATTGGCACTCGccacctcctccctgcagcccccctgGATGACACTTCTCTCATTGTGTCCCTAGCGAGAAGGGACAACACCGGGCACAGAAACAGCAGCCACCCATCGTGGGGCTTCCCTGGTCCAGATGAACAAACCCCATTCTGTTCTTCTCTAAGATTTTGCTGTTAATATTTCCTTAATGCGTGTACTGAGCCCCTCTCATATGTTATGTTCTACTCATCGCTCATTGTTTTGTTGTCTCTTTTCTGTATATGTAAGACGCTCATTGCTGCTTTACTTAATAGGACAGGAAtaatgaaaacaatctaaatatctaTCCATAGAGAGCGCGTGGAAGAAATTTACAAATGCTAATATAAACATCaccttaatcttttatttattggtacttttattcttgttttctcttgaaATCTCTATCACCTGGTTGGTGAAAAAGGGCTCGCATTCATTTTTGTGGCGTGTTTATTACTGCATGCCAGGAACTAGGTCTGCGTCGTCCGATAATATGTCTGTAGGGCCCACGTGTagttatttcaatttaaattaattaaaatgagataaaagtaAAAACTCATTTCTTTGGCTGCACCAGCCACATTTTCCATGCTGAATAACCGTGCTCAATGACACCATATTGGATGGTTCCGATtacagaacattctcatcatcACCGAAAGTTCTAGACGGTACCATATTGTGCCATCCTGTTTCAGTTGTGCTTTAAACTAGACACTGTAAGAAAGTGGCAACACCAGTCTTGAAGTTCTCTCTATGTACGCTATAGGTACCACACTGAGCTCCAGTCTGAGACTCAGCTTGGGGTCTGCTCTGACCTCCAGATCctttttgactattttttaagGAGTCTGGGACTCTGCCCTTCTAGTACAGCGTTGTCATTCTCATCCCACCAATCTCACGTctggcctcttcctctcctctttcccaggTGATCCGCCAGCTAATGAAGAAGGAATTCACCCTGGAGTTCTCCCGGGACAGAAAGTCCATGTCGGTCTACTGCTCCCCAGCCAAATCCCGGGCTGCTGTGGGCAACAAGATGTTTGTTAAGGTCAGAAATCAGAACCAGCCTCAGCCCCCCCTTCTTCCTAATCCTGAGCCCTCTCCTATCCCTGCCCCCCATCACTGTGTCCTGGAAGAAAGCGGTCTCTGAAAGCTCTCCTGGTCTCCTAGGGCGCCCCCGAGGGGGTCATTGACCGCTGTAACTACGTGCGAGTTGGCACAACCCGGGTGCCCATGACGGGGCCAGTGAAGGATAAGATCATGTCGGTGATCAAGGAGTGGGGCACGGGCCGGGACACGCTGCGCTGCCTGGCCCTGGCCACCCGGGACACCCCCCCGAAGCGAGAGGAGATGGTCCTGGACGACTCTGCCAGGTTCATGGAGTACGAGGTGAGCAGATGGAAGCCTCCCCTCGCCCCAGAGTCATCCACACACACCCCCCGGTTCCACCCGTGTTGTGTCCTACTGCGTTGTGGGCCCTAGAATCACAGGGAAGAACCTAGAATCTGGAAGAACCTCAGGACCTGTCTAGTTAGTCCAGGGCTACTCTGCCGCTGGCCTTGGACCTGTCCAGGATGAGGTGAGGTGTTTGCTGGCAGAGCAGAGACCCACGCGGCCCCTGGGTGCTCTCAGTTCTGCCGCATGATTCCACAGTGAGCTATTCCCGATGCGAGAAGCGGGGCTACAACTGTACTCCGGGGCGCGGGCCTTACCTTCCAGGCCGGCTCTCTGCAGAGCGCCAGAGTCCACTCCTTCATTTTCTAGACGGGACCTGGTGGCCCAGCAGGTAGCCTGGATTTGCTCAGGGCTGCAGACCCAGTGAGTGGCCCCACCAAAGGCAGCAACAACAGCCCAGTTCTAGTTCTTTCCTTGAAATATCTGCAGACGGTCCCCCACGCTGGGCCAGACAGCACCAGGCCTGCAGGCACGCGTGTGAACAAGGAATGTCTCAGGCCCAGGGGCAGCTTTCCCCGcatctcccaccaccacccccctccccaccccggagCGTCCTCCCTGGCTCATTTTCCGAGTCCTTCCCCGAAGCTGTCGCTCTCTGCTGTCTCCCCAGACGGACCTGACATTCGTTGGCGTGGTAGGCATGCTGGATCCCCCCCGCAAGGAGGTCACAGGCTCTATTGAGCTGTGCCGGGACGCCGGAATCCGAGTCATCATGATCACAGGGGACAACAAGGGCACAGCCATTGCCATCTGCCGGCGGATCGGCATCTTCGGGGAGAATGAGGAGGTGGCCGACCTAGCCTACACGGGCCGGGAGTTCGACGACCTGCCCCTGGCCGAGCAGCGGGAGGCCTGCCGTCGCGCCCGCTGCTTTGCCCGCGTGGAGCCGGCCCATAAGTCGAAGATCGTGGAGTATCTGCAGTCCTACGATGAGATCACGGCCATGGTGAGCAGATGGCAGGGCTGCGCGGCTGGGGGGCGTGGGGGGTGCCCCCGGGGAACTGAGATGTGCGAGGGAGGGTCAGCCCCCGGGGAGGGGTATGTGCGAGGGTTTGCGGCCCACCTTCTCGCTCTGCCCTCAGACTGGCGATGGGGTCAATGACGCCCCCGCCCTGAAGAAGGCCGAGATCGGCATTGCCATGGGATCCGGCACCGCCGTGGCCAAGACGGCTTCTGAGATGGTGCTGGCCGACGACAACTTCTCCACCATCGTGGCCGCGGTGGAGGAGGGCCGCGCCATCTACAACAACATGAAGCAGTTCATCCGCTACCTCATCTCCTCCAACGTGGGCGAGGTGGTCTGGTAAGCAGCCAGGCGGGCGGGTGCCCAGCAGGAACCCGGGGCTGGCAGGGAGGCAGGATGGACACGTGACCGCCTCCTTCTGGCAGCATCTTCCTGACCGCCGCCTTAGGGCTGCCCGAGGCCCTGATCCCCGTGCAACTGCTGTGGGTGAACCTGGTGACGGACGGGCTCCCGGCCACGGCCCTGGGCTTCAACCCACCAGACCTGGACATCATGGACCGGCCCCCCCGGAGCCCCAAGGAGCCCCTCATCAGTGGCTGGCTCTTCTTCCGCTACATGGCAATTGGGGGTGAGCAGGACAGATGGGGACCCCACGATCCTTCCCAGCCCTTGGGACTAACCCCCTCTCTGGCATACCTGCTCCCCTAGCACAGCCATCCCAATGGGTCCTCTTCCTCAACGAGCCGTCCATGACCGCGAGCCCTCCTGACACCTCCTGTCTGCCCAGCCGTGACCCCGACTCCCATCTTCTCTCTACCACAGGCTACgtgggtgcagccactgtgggagcGGCTGCCTGGTGGTTCCTGTATGCAGACGACGGGCCTCATGTCACCTACAGCCAGCTGGtagggaggacagaggagggaggcgggtggggagcaggagggaggcgTGGAGGCTTCTGTGGGATCCCAgctcccccctcctgcccctgcagaCTCACTTCATGCAGTGCAACGAGGAAAACCCTGACTTCGAGGGCGTGGACTGTGAGGTCTTTGAGGCCCCCGAGCCCATGACCATGGCCTTGTCCGTGCTGGTTACCATCGAGATGTGCAACGCTCTGAACAGGTGGGGCCTGCCCGCCGGCCCCTGCTGCCTTCCAGGGACCACTgtgtcctccccctccctctctctgctcaccaCTTCTTTCTTGTGCTgtcccccaccctgggctccgcCCGGCCTCCCCTTCGCAGCCTGTCTGAGAATCAGTCCCTCCTGCGGATGCCGCCCTGGGTAAACATCTGGCTGCTGGgctccatctgcctctccatGTCCCTCCACTTCCTCATCCTCTACGTCGACCCTCTGCCGGTGAGACTTCTCGGGCCGGGGACCACCGTTCTGCGCCCCTGGGGGAGCCTCGGTGGGCGGgggcacacacagagggaggagggaggcaggccgGGGGCTGTGCCGCATCCCTGGCTCCCGACCAGCGCCTCCCGAGAGGGACACTGGTGGTCACCACCTCCGCTGGCCCTCCCAGATGATCTTCAAGCTCCAGGCCCTGGACGTCACCCAGTGGCTCATGGTCCTCAAGATCTCATTTCCAGTCATTGGGCTCGACGAGATCCTCAAGTTCGTTGCTCGGAACTACCTGGAGGGTAAGCCGCACTCTCCTCCGAGCCTTGTTCGCCCCTGGCCCCCCCCACAGGCCCTCCTTCGGCGCTGCGAAGGCGCCCGCCCCCCCTTCCTTTTCAGTGGGGTGCTCTAGCCCTGCGAGGACCAGCACCCCTTCCCTGGGCCCCCCCGCCCCTGCGCCCCTGCAGGCGCCTGCGGCCGCCTCCGCACTCTCGGCCTCCACGGCCGCCTCCGCCCTAACTCCGTGTCTCTGTCCTCTCTGGCCATAGGATAACCCgtttccccctcctccacctctttgAACCGTGTCACAGGTATCGCCACCTTCTCGCCCTCAGCTGCTGTGCCCCGCGCGTGCCCCCCGCTCCCCCTCGGGGACACCCGAGGTCACTCGCGCTTGCTGCTCCCCCCAGAGCCCTGCTGCCCCTGCCACAGCCGCGCTTCCCGGCAGGCGGGCTGCTGGCCCGACCCCGTGCAGTCAGCTGCGGGGCTGCGCTGGCTGGGCGCTGAGCTGTCCGCTGNCAGAGAGCCTGGGAgggccttctcctctcccctcccgccTCGTGCCtcatccttccctctctccttccagatCCAGAAGATGAAAGGAAGTAACCAGTACTTTTGCCCCGTCTTCCCCACCCTGATAGTGACGCATCTTCAGCCAGAGCCATGGCACAGACTCCCACGTCCCCTCCACTCCCCGACAGTCTTCTGTTTATAAACATGAGGGTCCGTTTCACTTTTCTACCCTCCGCCacagcccctcttcccttctgctcttgtgaaccctcccctccccaaccccatggGGCTCGCAGGGACAAGGCGACCGACTGAGCTGAGCTgcttatttattgaaaataaatgacagaaaagtCTGGTCTTGCCTCTGTGCACATCTTGGGGCTTGGGTCGGGCCCCTGGGGACAAGCATCTTAGTGTCATGCAGTCCAGAAAGCAGCGGCCTGTCCCGGGGTGCGCACGTGGAGGGACTGGCTGCCGCGGGCCAGAGGCTCCCAGCCACGATGCACGGCTCAGCTGTGCCTCGGGGAAGGGACGGCGCCGTGACGGGCACAGCTGTTAGTCTGGCTGGTGggggggcagcagcaggagggcTGGGACCCAGAAGGCAGCATGGCAGCCAAAAAGCCGCAGGGCTAAACCTACACCTTTGGTTCCTGGAGGGGGCTGGGCCTCCCACCGAGGTGTCGTCCTTGGGGCAGAAGGCCAGCCACCccggggaggaggagctggagagacAGGGCGGTGATGGCCCCATCCCCTCAACCCCAGGCTTGGAGGGCATGAAGACTCTATCCTGAGATCCCCAAAGCCCAGGCCTCTCGGTTCAGGAGCGGGGAAAGGCAGTCTCCCCCAGGCTGGGTGGCTTCTAGCCCCTCAGGTGTCCTTGATGTCCCTGATGTCCCTGAGGGGCGCCTCATCCATGATACCGCGCACCTGCTCCAGGCTTTCTGCTTGGCGGATCCGTTCCAGGCGCACCTGTGGGGTCCGGTGCGGGAGGAAGGGGGCCCTTGGTGGGGAAATGCAGCCTCCGCCCCACCTGCCAGCCCCTCAAGGGGCAAGGGCCCAGGACCAGTATACCCAGGGGCCCCACCTTCCTCAACCCACAGTGAAACTGGGATTCAAGGGCAGAAATGGGTCCTGAGAGAACGGCCTGCCAAGTGTGGGCAGGGTCAGGCAGGGCTGCCACCGTGAGCCAGACGTCAGGCTCGGGCCCGAGGGCTTCACGCGTCCCACAGAGACGGGCACATGGGGCTTCGATTTCTTCTGAGCAACAGCCCAGAGGAAAGGAGGACGCCGGCCTCGGCAGGAGGACAAGGACCCCCCTAATTGGGGGACTGTCCTTGTAGGACCTGGATCACGGCTGCCTCAGGAGAAGGGGACACAGCGTACCTGCAGGGCCTGGGACAGTCGTACAAAGTCCCTCTGCACCTGCTCACTCGtctccagctctgcctgcagCCGCAGCACCTTCGCCCTCTGCTCTGAGAGCAGGTCTGTGAGCTGGGCCTGCAGGGACAGGACGCAGGGCTGGGGCCTCGCGTCACACGGGAGGGTGTGCGGCCGGAGACCCATGATGTCTGGACAGGGGAGCCCCTTCCACCCCGGCCCTGAGCCTGACCTCTTCTGTGAGGCCGGGCCTCACGGGGACAGAAAGGGCAGGAGGGGCCCCCGGAGCCCAGCCTTACCTTGCTCTGCTCCTGCTGGACCCGCTCCATCTCCGTCCTCAGGCTgcacagggaggctgggaagtcaggCAGGGGCCAGCCGTCAGGCCCACGGCCTCCCTCCTTCCCGCCCTGCCCGGCCGGGCTCCAGCCTGTACTCACCCTCTAACACCTCTgtgtgggaaggaaaaagagagaggtcaaGGCTCCTCTTTCTTACACCGGCTCCTCTCGCCCAGTGCTCCCCTGCGGGGAGGTCAGCCTCCCCGGGAGCGAGCCTGGGGTGGCCCCGCTCCCCGCCCCTCACCTGTCTCCTCCCGCTGCACCCTCAGCTGCCCGTCTAGACTGGCCCTGGCTGCTGCCTCCTCGTCCAGTGCCTCGCGGAGCGTCACAATCTCAATCCGGAGGCGCTCGGCCTCGTGCTCCCGGGCCTGCTGCTGGGCGCGCGCCTCCTGCCGCGTGTGCCGCACCAGCTGCTGCAGCTCCTGGAGGGGACGCCGGTCACCGCTGGGGGCGGGAGTCCGCGGGGGCCGTCCCCGAGCAGGACACCCCCCCTCCCACAACCAGCATTAGCGCTCCGCTGTTCAGGCTGGCACGTCTGTGTCGTAGAAACGACACCAAAGCAGAGCAAGGCAACGACAAAGGTCAGGACAGCAGCCACAGAACCAAGGGGCACGGGGTGGACCAGGGTCGGGCTGCTCTTCGCGCTTCTCATGAACTCAGCAAAGGCCGTGCACAGATCAGTGACGCCCGCTTCTTACAAACCACGATGACGGTCAATTTGATTCTGTGCATCTCACTTCAAACTAACCAACCCACCAGATTCCCACTCCCTTCATGCCACGCGCTCTGCTAACTCCTCTTCTCTTCACGCCAAGGCTGCAAAGGGGCTGTGCGCCTGTTCTCCAGACACAGAGTCGAGGGACTTGGCCAGGTGACGCAGCGAATACAGAGCAGCCCGGGTCTGTCCCCAAGTCCCCTGGCTGCAGGCCAGTGCCTTGCCACGTGTGCAGGGAAAGGGCCAGCGGGGTGGCCTCCGGGCTCTCGGCACCCACACGCCGCTTACCGGCACCGAGCTGGGCAGCGACTCCTCGTGGCCATCCTCCTGCTCCAGACCCCGGGCGGCCGAAGACGGCGGCTGCTCGGCCCGCAGCCCTTGGTTTTCCTCAGTCAGCCGCTTCACCTCGTGGCTCAGGCACTTGTGTGACGTGGCCAGCTCCGCCTGGGGACGGACAGTTAgtaggaggggctgagggggaccCTGAACCCTCTTCCTGACACCGCTGACAGCCAGAAAGCCCAGGCCATCCTCTgctgaggaaggaagaagcacCCTTTACTAAGTGCCTTCGACCcccaagctcttttttttaagtgggcgtggagcccacttaacgtggggctcaaactcatgacaccgagatcaagagtcgcaggctccgCCGActcgccagccaggcgcccctgaccccCAAGCTCTTTACACACTCCCCTCAACGGCTCGGAGGTCCCAAGCGGCAGGACCTCGAGTGTTTTGTTTGGTCCAtatggttttgtttcctttttaagctAAAATTAGTTACCAACTTTAAAAACTGGGCGACAACACTAAGTACCCGGCTTTCTGGCTTCTcctgacaaatgagaaaatgcagcAGCATCGAGCTCACATCCCCACCCGGCTCCTGTCCCAGAGCCGAGGGGCAGCAGCGCCCTTGGCGGGCCTCCCGGCTGGCCACACAACCCCTTCCCGTCTCCACCTGGCCCGACGGATTCATTTCCACTTCCTGTCCGGGCTGGGGGGCATCCGATCTGCAAGCCTTGCTTTTAAGCCTCACTCGTGACCCTGCAAGCTAGGTCGCACCACCTGGATTTCGTGGAGGCGAGGCAGAGGCCCCGAGCTTGTGGGATCCGCTCGAGATCACGGAGCTGatgcacggggtggggggacgCGGAACCTCTGCTCTGACTACGGTgccggggtggggcgggggggggtggagacAGGTGCCATGATCCTTCTGCGTGCCCCTTTCAGCCAGTTCCCATCACACTC
This genomic interval carries:
- the ATP2A1 gene encoding sarcoplasmic/endoplasmic reticulum calcium ATPase 1 isoform X2, which translates into the protein MEAAHSKTTEECLAYFGVSETTGLSPDQVKRHLEKYGPNELPAEEGKSLWELVVEQFEDLLVRILLLAACISFVLAWFEEGEETITAFVEPFVILLILIANAIVGVWQERNAENAIEALKEYEPEMGKVYRADRKSVQRIKARDIVPGDIVEVAVGDKVPADIRILSIRSTTLRVDQSILTGESVSVIKHTDPVPDPRAVNQDKKNMLFSGTNIAAGKALGIVVATGVSTEIGKIRDQMAATEQDKTPLQQKLDEFGEQLSKVISLICVAVWLINIGHFNDPVHGGSWFRGAIYYFKIAVALAVAAIPEGLPAVITTCLALGTRRMAKKNAIVRSLPSVETLGCTSVICSDKTGTLTTNQMSVCKMFIVDKVDGNICVLNEFSITGSTYAPEGEVLKNDKPVRSGQYDGLVELATICALCNDSALDFNETKGVYEKVGEATETALTTLVEKMNVFNTEVKNLSKVERANACNSVIRQLMKKEFTLEFSRDRKSMSVYCSPAKSRAAVGNKMFVKGAPEGVIDRCNYVRVGTTRVPMTGPVKDKIMSVIKEWGTGRDTLRCLALATRDTPPKREEMVLDDSARFMEYETDLTFVGVVGMLDPPRKEVTGSIELCRDAGIRVIMITGDNKGTAIAICRRIGIFGENEEVADLAYTGREFDDLPLAEQREACRRARCFARVEPAHKSKIVEYLQSYDEITAMTGDGVNDAPALKKAEIGIAMGSGTAVAKTASEMVLADDNFSTIVAAVEEGRAIYNNMKQFIRYLISSNVGEVVCIFLTAALGLPEALIPVQLLWVNLVTDGLPATALGFNPPDLDIMDRPPRSPKEPLISGWLFFRYMAIGGYVGAATVGAAAWWFLYADDGPHVTYSQLTHFMQCNEENPDFEGVDCEVFEAPEPMTMALSVLVTIEMCNALNSLSENQSLLRMPPWVNIWLLGSICLSMSLHFLILYVDPLPMIFKLQALDVTQWLMVLKISFPVIGLDEILKFVARNYLEG
- the ATP2A1 gene encoding sarcoplasmic/endoplasmic reticulum calcium ATPase 1 isoform X1, coding for MEAAHSKTTEECLAYFGVSETTGLSPDQVKRHLEKYGPNELPAEEGKSLWELVVEQFEDLLVRILLLAACISFVLAWFEEGEETITAFVEPFVILLILIANAIVGVWQERNAENAIEALKEYEPEMGKVYRADRKSVQRIKARDIVPGDIVEVAVGDKVPADIRILSIRSTTLRVDQSILTGESVSVIKHTDPVPDPRAVNQDKKNMLFSGTNIAAGKALGIVVATGVSTEIGKIRDQMAATEQDKTPLQQKLDEFGEQLSKVISLICVAVWLINIGHFNDPVHGGSWFRGAIYYFKIAVALAVAAIPEGLPAVITTCLALGTRRMAKKNAIVRSLPSVETLGCTSVICSDKTGTLTTNQMSVCKMFIVDKVDGNICVLNEFSITGSTYAPEGEVLKNDKPVRSGQYDGLVELATICALCNDSALDFNETKGVYEKVGEATETALTTLVEKMNVFNTEVKNLSKVERANACNSVIRQLMKKEFTLEFSRDRKSMSVYCSPAKSRAAVGNKMFVKGAPEGVIDRCNYVRVGTTRVPMTGPVKDKIMSVIKEWGTGRDTLRCLALATRDTPPKREEMVLDDSARFMEYETDLTFVGVVGMLDPPRKEVTGSIELCRDAGIRVIMITGDNKGTAIAICRRIGIFGENEEVADLAYTGREFDDLPLAEQREACRRARCFARVEPAHKSKIVEYLQSYDEITAMTGDGVNDAPALKKAEIGIAMGSGTAVAKTASEMVLADDNFSTIVAAVEEGRAIYNNMKQFIRYLISSNVGEVVCIFLTAALGLPEALIPVQLLWVNLVTDGLPATALGFNPPDLDIMDRPPRSPKEPLISGWLFFRYMAIGGYVGAATVGAAAWWFLYADDGPHVTYSQLTHFMQCNEENPDFEGVDCEVFEAPEPMTMALSVLVTIEMCNALNSLSENQSLLRMPPWVNIWLLGSICLSMSLHFLILYVDPLPMIFKLQALDVTQWLMVLKISFPVIGLDEILKFVARNYLEDPEDERK